In Wolbachia endosymbiont (group B) of Germaria angustata, the following are encoded in one genomic region:
- a CDS encoding ribonuclease J translates to MNINKNEFLFLPLGGVGRIGMNVSLYHYQGKWIMIDLGIGFADETMPGVELLIADVDFIAQRKKDLLGIIITHAHEDHCGAVPHLWEDLQCPIYTTKFTVNFLKEKLKEFRLEGVVPVKEVDINGSINLGPFTVEFINVTHSIPEANSILISTKAGSALHTGDWKFDPKPVVGLISNIERLKEIGDKGDLLAAICDSTNILSKHDPESESEIYDNIYNIIKRSKKLVAVSLFASNVARIETISQAAKALNRKVVLLGRSLWRIVKVAQDSGYLTDSPEFLEAKEAVNFPREKLVLLCTGCQGEPLAATARLAAKSHQAFKMQQGDTMIFSSKIIPGNETRAHNMLNAFIEMGVEVITEKTENVHASGHPVKAELREMYSLIKPKMSIPVHGEYIHTDAHVKFAKECGVKKAIMIAPGDIVNLENGEKVSSIDVDYFGIDGMLLRHPECSVIKMRERMRDAGAIVVTAVVNKKNKLLAKPKVFAPGVFEAQKDAAIMQKIIKKVESAFDSQPIKKIRNKIESSIFSILKEYLLKRPIIEVQIEQV, encoded by the coding sequence ATGAACATAAACAAAAATGAGTTTTTATTTCTTCCTCTTGGAGGAGTAGGAAGAATTGGGATGAACGTTAGCCTATATCATTATCAAGGCAAGTGGATTATGATCGACCTTGGTATCGGTTTTGCAGATGAAACTATGCCAGGTGTTGAGCTACTCATTGCTGATGTAGATTTTATTGCTCAAAGAAAAAAAGATTTGCTTGGAATAATAATTACACATGCACATGAAGATCACTGTGGTGCAGTGCCTCATCTGTGGGAAGATTTGCAATGTCCCATATATACAACAAAGTTTACAGTTAATTTTCTCAAGGAGAAACTAAAGGAGTTTCGATTGGAAGGTGTGGTACCTGTGAAAGAGGTAGACATAAATGGCAGCATAAATTTGGGTCCTTTTACCGTTGAGTTTATAAATGTAACTCACTCAATTCCTGAGGCAAATTCAATATTAATTAGCACTAAAGCAGGTAGTGCACTTCATACTGGGGACTGGAAATTTGATCCAAAACCTGTTGTTGGATTAATTTCTAATATAGAGCGTTTAAAAGAAATTGGCGATAAAGGTGATCTACTTGCAGCAATTTGTGATTCAACAAACATACTGAGCAAACACGACCCTGAATCAGAAAGTGAAATTTATGATAATATTTACAATATAATAAAGCGGTCTAAAAAATTGGTTGCTGTCTCGCTATTTGCCTCGAATGTGGCGCGAATTGAAACAATAAGCCAAGCTGCAAAAGCACTAAATAGAAAAGTGGTTTTACTTGGCAGATCTTTATGGAGAATAGTGAAAGTTGCTCAGGATAGTGGTTATTTAACTGATTCTCCTGAGTTTCTAGAAGCAAAGGAGGCAGTAAATTTTCCAAGGGAAAAGCTGGTGCTACTTTGCACAGGTTGTCAAGGTGAGCCACTGGCAGCTACCGCAAGACTTGCCGCTAAGAGTCATCAAGCATTTAAAATGCAGCAAGGTGATACCATGATCTTTTCATCAAAAATCATTCCTGGCAATGAAACTCGTGCACATAACATGCTCAATGCCTTTATTGAGATGGGAGTGGAAGTTATTACTGAAAAAACAGAGAATGTTCATGCTTCCGGACATCCAGTAAAAGCAGAGCTAAGGGAAATGTATTCTTTGATAAAACCTAAGATGTCTATTCCGGTTCATGGTGAGTATATTCATACGGATGCACATGTAAAGTTTGCTAAAGAGTGCGGTGTGAAAAAAGCAATAATGATTGCACCAGGTGATATTGTTAATTTGGAAAATGGGGAAAAAGTTAGCTCTATTGATGTCGACTACTTTGGTATTGATGGTATGTTACTCCGTCATCCAGAATGCAGCGTTATAAAAATGCGTGAGAGAATGAGAGATGCCGGAGCTATCGTAGTGACAGCAGTTGTAAACAAGAAAAATAAACTGCTTGCTAAGCCAAAAGTATTTGCACCTGGTGTTTTCGAAGCGCAAAAAGATGCAGCCATTATGCAAAAGATCATAAAGAAGGTTGAGTCAGCATTTGACTCACAGCCGATAAAAAAAATAAGAAATAAAATTGAGAGCTCAATATTTAGTATCTTAAAAGAATATTTACTAAAAAGACCTATAATTGAAGTCCAGATAGAACAGGTATAG
- the dnaJ gene encoding molecular chaperone DnaJ, with protein MNKKDYYDLLEVSRNASTDEIKKAYKKLALKYHPDRNPGNKEAEEKFKEVTAAYEVLSDSEKRAGYDRYGHDGASGGFDFSQAGGDFSDIFNDFFGGGFGGSTSRSRTKRSTTGVSGSDLRYDLKITLEDAFKGIQAPIHYVTNIKCNTCQGTGSEGVIKPVQCNTCQGSGRIRTQQGFFTIERTCTTCYGEGEIIQNKCKKCGGSGRKRDEVNISVSIPKGIEEGAKVRVSGKGEAGARGGKSGDLYVCVKIATHQIFTRNRADLHCKVPIRMTLAVLGGEIDIQSIDGAKIKVKVPEGTQTGTKLRCREKGMPYMNSHARGDLYVQVIVETLNPKNLTQKQIELLKALEEEEHESVEQKSEGFFGKVKKK; from the coding sequence ATGAACAAAAAAGACTATTATGATCTGCTAGAAGTGAGCAGAAATGCTAGTACTGACGAGATAAAAAAAGCATATAAAAAACTAGCATTAAAATATCATCCTGACAGAAATCCTGGTAATAAGGAAGCAGAGGAAAAATTTAAAGAAGTAACAGCTGCATATGAAGTTCTATCTGACTCTGAAAAAAGAGCAGGTTATGATCGTTATGGTCACGATGGTGCTTCCGGTGGATTTGATTTCAGCCAAGCTGGAGGGGATTTTAGCGATATATTTAACGATTTTTTTGGTGGAGGATTCGGCGGCAGTACAAGTAGGTCAAGAACAAAAAGAAGTACAACAGGAGTATCTGGATCAGATCTGCGCTACGATCTTAAAATTACCTTAGAAGATGCATTTAAAGGAATACAAGCACCTATACATTATGTGACAAATATAAAATGTAATACATGCCAAGGCACAGGTAGCGAAGGAGTAATCAAACCAGTTCAGTGCAACACATGCCAGGGAAGCGGTAGAATTAGAACTCAACAGGGCTTTTTTACCATTGAAAGAACGTGTACTACATGCTATGGGGAAGGAGAAATAATACAAAATAAATGTAAGAAATGCGGTGGAAGTGGGCGTAAAAGAGATGAAGTAAATATCTCCGTTTCAATTCCAAAAGGCATAGAAGAAGGAGCTAAGGTAAGGGTCAGTGGTAAAGGAGAAGCTGGAGCAAGAGGTGGAAAAAGCGGAGATTTATACGTATGTGTGAAAATAGCTACTCATCAGATCTTCACTCGCAATAGAGCAGATTTACACTGTAAAGTGCCTATAAGAATGACACTAGCAGTACTTGGTGGTGAAATCGATATTCAATCAATTGATGGAGCTAAAATAAAAGTAAAGGTCCCTGAAGGCACTCAAACTGGTACCAAACTACGTTGTAGGGAAAAGGGTATGCCATATATGAACTCACATGCTCGTGGTGATTTATACGTACAGGTAATAGTTGAGACTTTAAATCCAAAGAATTTAACCCAAAAGCAGATTGAGCTATTAAAAGCGCTTGAGGAAGAGGAACATGAAAGTGTAGAGCAGAAATCTGAAGGATTCTTTGGAAAAGTAAAAAAAAAATGA
- a CDS encoding phosphoribosylformylglycinamidine synthase subunit PurL — protein MANIRIEVFNKCEQVGRRRVVNVYLIYISKELPSKLHEEICGLFYNKVIQDCRYYSYNENLKEVQYNFIESQAKWGLEISFLPGMTDNVGNTAKQIVREYLMSKGHIDESVSIKARSSKLILSQGNLPTKDDIKQEFNPITEYCTLICKNYSWKYYGKSNITPGVITSHDQEKKEWIPVSSTGMTPGNNGAKSVKLNVSDQELEKISRNGIDGNGTLGLSLAAMKAIKDYFKKLGRNPYDIELESLAQTWSEHCKHNIFCSPIDEIKDGLYAHYIKRATREINSNICVSVFSDNAGGIIFDDDYLIVDKVETHNSPSALDPFGGAMTGVLGVNRDIVGFGKGAEPIMNTYYFCFAKESKGKLYRDKERTDKILPPKYIMKEVIHGVNVAGNCSGIPTQLGSVYFDDRFCGKPLVFVGSIGIIPRNINNAPSHIKEPKNGDKIVIIGGRVGRDGIHGATFSSEALSGNSPSTIVQIGDPITQKKLSNAVVEARDLGLYNAITDNGAGGLSSSIGEMGKDGFEVDLSKVLLKNDGMAPWEIWISESQERMTLAVPEENLPAFKQIMKTHDVEVCVIGEFNKSGKAVVKCPPGEVIMDIETEFLHDSNPKVHLQTRPWSKESAVSFSAIPALYTGIQQVKPANILRQNSSNGGIECEMDSSISYLHNTFELKEMLSRPNIRSKEFIVVQYDHEVQGSSILKPLQGKGRVCSEAVVSRPVLSSNKGVVKSQGFGSSYGEIDTYHMAACAIDTAIRNYVAAGGNINHLALLDNFCWCDAYNPERLWQLKRAAEACYNFATAFKTPFISGKDSMFNDFKGYDENGEKVIISAPPSLLISAIGIIENIENAVSLDVKIPGDLIYVLGTTHDELGRSEYQLYSGIDNNNVPKVNAKSARKLYERYNQAIKDGIIVSAIAPNLGGLIIALAKSLIAGDLGAEIDLSLVPIGKTQNTDIINKIIMFSESQSRILVTIAPQNQRKFEELFKGIVFSCIGKVTEEKALNIKDIIRIDLKDLGTSLNNF, from the coding sequence ATGGCAAACATCAGAATAGAAGTTTTTAATAAATGTGAACAAGTTGGCCGCAGAAGGGTAGTTAATGTTTACTTGATTTACATAAGCAAAGAATTACCATCAAAATTACATGAAGAAATTTGTGGGCTATTTTATAATAAAGTCATACAAGACTGCCGTTATTATTCCTACAATGAAAACCTTAAAGAAGTTCAATATAACTTCATAGAATCACAAGCAAAGTGGGGCTTGGAGATAAGCTTTTTACCTGGCATGACCGATAACGTAGGAAACACGGCAAAACAAATTGTTAGAGAATATCTAATGAGCAAAGGCCACATTGATGAAAGTGTTTCTATCAAGGCAAGAAGTTCAAAATTGATTCTAAGTCAAGGGAACTTGCCAACTAAAGATGATATAAAACAAGAATTCAACCCTATCACTGAATATTGCACACTTATCTGTAAGAACTATAGCTGGAAATATTATGGTAAATCCAATATCACACCTGGTGTCATTACATCGCATGACCAGGAAAAAAAAGAATGGATCCCAGTGTCAAGCACTGGGATGACGCCAGGTAATAATGGAGCAAAATCTGTCAAACTCAATGTGAGTGACCAAGAGCTTGAAAAAATCAGCAGAAATGGAATCGATGGTAATGGCACTTTAGGGCTCTCGCTGGCAGCAATGAAAGCTATAAAGGATTACTTTAAAAAACTCGGTAGAAATCCATATGATATTGAACTTGAGTCTCTGGCACAAACTTGGTCTGAACATTGTAAACACAATATTTTTTGCTCCCCTATTGATGAAATAAAAGACGGTCTATATGCTCATTATATTAAGCGTGCAACGCGTGAGATAAATTCTAACATATGCGTGTCAGTTTTCTCCGACAACGCAGGAGGAATAATTTTTGATGACGATTACTTGATTGTAGATAAAGTTGAAACTCACAATAGTCCTTCAGCTCTCGATCCGTTCGGTGGAGCAATGACTGGAGTGCTTGGAGTTAACCGAGATATAGTCGGTTTTGGCAAAGGTGCAGAACCTATCATGAATACTTATTACTTTTGCTTTGCCAAAGAATCAAAAGGTAAACTTTATAGAGATAAAGAGCGTACTGATAAAATCTTACCACCAAAATATATAATGAAAGAAGTGATTCACGGTGTTAATGTTGCTGGTAATTGCTCCGGTATTCCAACGCAACTTGGATCAGTATACTTTGACGATAGATTCTGTGGAAAGCCATTAGTTTTTGTTGGAAGCATCGGAATTATTCCACGGAATATAAATAATGCACCTTCACACATAAAAGAACCCAAAAACGGTGATAAAATTGTAATTATTGGTGGAAGAGTTGGAAGGGACGGAATTCACGGTGCAACTTTTTCTTCAGAGGCATTGTCGGGAAACAGTCCTTCAACAATTGTGCAAATTGGTGACCCTATAACACAAAAAAAATTATCCAACGCCGTCGTAGAAGCAAGAGATCTTGGTCTTTATAATGCAATAACGGATAATGGAGCAGGAGGTCTATCATCGTCCATTGGTGAAATGGGAAAAGACGGATTTGAAGTTGATTTGAGCAAGGTTCTCCTTAAAAACGATGGTATGGCTCCGTGGGAAATATGGATATCAGAATCACAAGAGAGAATGACCTTAGCAGTGCCAGAAGAAAATCTTCCTGCGTTTAAGCAAATCATGAAAACACATGATGTGGAGGTCTGTGTAATTGGAGAATTCAACAAAAGTGGCAAAGCCGTTGTTAAATGTCCCCCAGGAGAAGTAATAATGGACATCGAAACTGAATTTCTGCATGACAGTAATCCTAAAGTGCATTTACAGACAAGGCCGTGGTCTAAGGAGTCTGCTGTATCTTTTTCTGCCATCCCAGCGCTTTACACTGGGATCCAGCAGGTAAAGCCTGCAAACATTTTACGCCAAAACTCATCTAATGGTGGAATTGAATGTGAAATGGATTCCAGTATCAGCTACTTGCATAACACCTTTGAACTAAAAGAAATGCTAAGCAGACCAAACATACGCAGCAAAGAGTTTATAGTGGTGCAATATGACCATGAGGTTCAAGGATCGTCAATACTGAAACCACTGCAAGGCAAGGGAAGAGTGTGCAGCGAAGCTGTTGTCTCGAGGCCAGTCCTTTCTTCAAACAAAGGTGTTGTAAAATCGCAGGGATTTGGCTCAAGTTATGGAGAAATTGACACTTATCACATGGCAGCATGTGCGATTGACACTGCCATACGCAACTACGTAGCTGCAGGAGGAAATATAAATCATCTAGCGTTACTCGACAATTTTTGCTGGTGCGATGCTTATAATCCAGAAAGGTTGTGGCAACTAAAGAGAGCTGCAGAGGCTTGTTACAACTTTGCAACTGCATTTAAAACACCATTCATATCCGGAAAAGACAGTATGTTCAATGACTTCAAGGGATATGACGAAAATGGCGAGAAAGTGATAATCTCTGCACCACCTTCATTACTCATCTCAGCAATTGGAATTATAGAAAATATTGAAAATGCGGTATCGCTTGATGTGAAAATACCAGGGGACTTGATATATGTGCTTGGTACAACCCACGATGAGCTTGGTAGATCTGAATATCAGTTATATAGTGGAATAGATAATAACAACGTGCCAAAAGTTAATGCAAAGAGCGCTAGGAAGTTGTATGAACGTTACAACCAGGCAATAAAAGATGGCATAATTGTCTCTGCAATTGCACCAAACTTAGGGGGCTTAATTATTGCTCTGGCAAAATCGCTAATTGCAGGAGACCTTGGTGCTGAAATTGATCTTTCACTAGTACCAATAGGAAAAACACAAAATACAGACATAATAAACAAGATAATAATGTTTTCTGAATCGCAAAGTAGAATATTAGTAACCATTGCCCCGCAAAATCAGCGGAAGTTTGAAGAATTGTTTAAAGGTATAGTTTTTTCATGTATTGGAAAAGTGACAGAGGAGAAAGCTCTCAATATAAAGGATATTATAAGAATAGATTTGAAAGACTTAGGTACTAGTTTAAATAACTTTTGA
- a CDS encoding WPE palindromic element domain-containing protein: MGRVFTVNVNESLFDVLVQHIFSEYEREKIPEIKIILPCKRDVIALLSAFKNYRTIILPEIVSLENIDEEDLILNLDRVKVINPTKRTLLLIQFILEWNKKHNDSFPIDLVYSLPSLLQYTQIADCYQLDEHSKKMENFINLLIKTWSNTLKNLGVVDILKHKSDYINNMIASLKKDQHMIFIGIGKEEIYKSLIKAVYDLQFGKIILPNLNLKIKEKDWQSLDKKHYQYCLKDLLDYLSIGREDVSFLPEVCSPVPRRSDPENLTLNECTRWLYNRNWIPVSSTRMTSSTTQITCKLQCSYTKNQRAGMTGSPELDYVFDTTADLSKVSNGYIDNIEVITCNSREEEAQVTSLIIENEGYENVSLFVFDKLLAVRMACPISENYSYVTLLLYSIEILNSKWNGVALLSLLKHRLVTFGYAQEEYTRILSEFEIEVLRSFDINGLKDIINAISTCKKLRYKEDILIIISRLETIFNLLLNLINHPISAIVAAHLQCVNVLSNVNFLELNGEIGNFTRDFLNACDGIAIECSLELYSQILILFLKRKFFSPENNFDKFSLYQNKVVILAGFNDIPNFQNPFLSALNREKFNLPSVQEEQGYFLYTLRNLFGAGKVYITRLVSDRKSILLRHLEVLLQEPKYPYRDWLRILNTPECIVPCTQPMPKPQAKVREEKMQVMSCSAVEKLIRNPYSFYVEYILNLRKLKDLNFKPSILEFGTMVHNILARYLRNKKSPMSIAREVFSTSQFNFSNMWWVRLQRIIQSFVEFDRTRNNQVELEKSFSYPIFHIPARDTQLRGCCTTSTKNKGVIPVLDYLDPENLIANEHTRQLCNKSWSDTRMTEEILLTARCDRVEYLPGGQVAIIDYKLGSPPSNEEVMSGFFPQLILQALAVEYTTKKEVSELAYWKLDYDKIKVIALKDYRQKMHEFQNILPDFLSNYLRDTTPFIASPYFDKFLRFNSYKQLERIGEWL; this comes from the coding sequence GTGGGAAGAGTTTTTACTGTTAATGTGAATGAGTCCCTTTTTGATGTGCTGGTTCAGCACATATTTTCTGAATATGAAAGAGAAAAAATTCCCGAGATAAAGATCATACTTCCCTGCAAGAGGGATGTGATAGCATTGCTGAGTGCATTCAAGAATTACAGAACTATAATTTTGCCAGAGATAGTTTCACTAGAAAACATTGATGAAGAAGATTTAATATTAAATCTTGATAGAGTTAAAGTTATTAACCCGACAAAGAGAACGCTGCTACTCATTCAATTTATATTGGAGTGGAATAAAAAACACAATGATAGTTTTCCAATCGATCTAGTTTACAGTTTGCCGTCATTACTTCAATATACCCAAATAGCGGATTGTTATCAGCTTGATGAGCATTCGAAGAAAATGGAGAATTTCATAAACTTACTTATCAAGACTTGGAGTAACACTTTAAAAAATTTAGGAGTAGTAGATATACTAAAGCATAAGAGTGACTACATAAACAATATGATAGCCTCCCTGAAGAAAGATCAGCATATGATCTTTATTGGAATTGGGAAGGAGGAGATTTATAAGTCGTTGATTAAAGCTGTATACGACCTGCAATTTGGAAAGATAATTTTACCTAATCTGAATTTGAAAATTAAAGAGAAAGATTGGCAATCACTTGATAAAAAACATTATCAATATTGCCTGAAAGATCTGCTCGATTATTTAAGTATAGGCAGAGAGGATGTAAGTTTTCTGCCAGAAGTGTGTTCTCCAGTGCCCAGACGCTCGGATCCAGAAAACTTAACTTTAAATGAGTGCACCAGGTGGCTGTACAATAGAAACTGGATTCCAGTGTCAAGCACTAGAATGACATCATCTACTACTCAAATTACCTGCAAATTACAATGTTCGTACACTAAAAATCAGAGGGCTGGGATGACAGGCAGTCCTGAACTAGATTATGTCTTTGATACAACTGCCGATCTAAGTAAAGTTAGTAATGGATATATTGACAATATTGAAGTCATCACTTGTAATTCCAGAGAGGAAGAAGCACAGGTGACGTCACTAATTATAGAGAATGAAGGTTATGAAAACGTTTCTTTGTTTGTTTTTGATAAATTACTTGCAGTTCGTATGGCGTGCCCCATATCGGAAAACTATTCTTATGTGACGCTTCTGCTTTATAGTATTGAGATTTTGAACTCAAAATGGAACGGTGTGGCATTGCTTTCTCTTCTTAAACATAGGCTAGTGACTTTTGGTTACGCTCAAGAAGAGTACACTCGTATTTTATCTGAGTTTGAGATAGAAGTATTGCGTAGCTTTGATATAAATGGTCTTAAGGATATTATCAACGCTATTAGTACATGTAAAAAGCTAAGATATAAAGAAGATATATTAATTATTATCAGTAGATTGGAAACTATATTTAATCTGTTACTTAATCTTATAAATCATCCTATTTCTGCTATAGTAGCAGCTCATTTACAGTGTGTTAATGTGCTTTCTAATGTGAATTTTCTAGAGCTAAATGGTGAAATAGGTAATTTTACTCGCGATTTCTTAAATGCATGTGACGGTATAGCAATTGAGTGTTCCTTAGAGTTATACAGTCAAATCCTGATATTATTTTTAAAAAGGAAGTTTTTTTCTCCAGAAAATAACTTTGATAAATTTAGCTTATATCAAAATAAAGTTGTAATACTTGCTGGATTTAATGATATACCAAATTTTCAGAATCCGTTTTTGAGTGCACTGAATAGAGAAAAATTTAACCTTCCTTCTGTGCAAGAAGAGCAAGGGTACTTTTTGTATACTTTGCGCAATTTATTTGGTGCCGGCAAGGTTTATATTACGAGGCTAGTGAGTGATAGAAAATCAATTCTATTGCGCCATTTGGAAGTTCTGTTACAAGAACCAAAATATCCTTACCGCGATTGGCTAAGAATATTAAATACACCTGAGTGTATTGTTCCATGTACTCAGCCTATGCCAAAACCTCAAGCCAAAGTCAGAGAAGAAAAAATGCAAGTGATGTCTTGCAGTGCGGTAGAAAAACTGATTCGTAACCCTTATTCATTTTATGTTGAATACATACTGAACCTTAGAAAGTTGAAAGACTTAAATTTTAAGCCATCGATATTGGAATTCGGCACTATGGTACATAACATTCTTGCAAGATATTTACGCAACAAAAAGTCACCAATGAGTATTGCACGAGAAGTGTTCTCAACTAGTCAGTTTAATTTTTCAAATATGTGGTGGGTAAGGTTACAGAGGATAATTCAATCTTTTGTTGAGTTTGATAGGACTAGAAACAATCAAGTTGAGTTGGAGAAGAGCTTTTCCTATCCGATATTTCATATTCCAGCGCGTGACACACAACTGCGCGGATGCTGTACAACTTCCACTAAGAATAAGGGTGTCATCCCAGTGCTTGACTACTTGGATCCAGAAAATTTGATTGCAAATGAACACACCAGACAATTGTGTAATAAGAGCTGGTCAGATACTCGAATGACAGAAGAAATTTTATTGACAGCAAGATGTGATAGAGTTGAGTATCTACCAGGTGGGCAAGTAGCAATTATAGACTATAAACTTGGTTCACCACCTTCCAATGAGGAAGTTATGTCAGGATTTTTCCCGCAATTAATTTTACAAGCTTTAGCAGTGGAATACACAACAAAAAAAGAAGTCTCGGAGCTTGCTTATTGGAAACTTGATTATGATAAAATAAAGGTTATTGCTTTGAAAGATTATAGACAAAAAATGCATGAATTTCAGAATATTCTACCAGATTTCTTATCTAATTATTTAAGAGATACTACTCCCTTTATTGCCTCTCCTTATTTTGATAAATTCCTGAGATTTAACAGCTACAAACAACTAGAAAGGATAGGGGAGTGGTTATAA